The Streptomyces halobius genomic interval GGCGAAGTTGCGGGAGAAGCAGGCGTCGAGGACGACGATGGCCCAGTTGCCCGCGGTATCGGGGTGGAGCTGGCGGCTGCCGATGGCGCGGGCGATCTCGTGCGCGGAGACACCGCTGGTGTTGCGCGCCGGGCTGCGGTAGTGGGCGAGGCTGTCGGCGCTTCCGTGACCGACCCAGTAGAGCACCGTGTTGCCGCTGCCGACAGGGGCTGTCTCGCCCGTCCAGATGCCGAGCCGGTCCTCGACCGCCTGCCTGTCCCGTTCCTCCCCCGCGACGGCCCACCGGTTGAGGCGCAGGCCGTAGGGGGCGAGCAGGTCGGCGATCGCCCGCACATGCTTGTCGGTCTCCAGGTGCGGGTGGTGCCGGTAGGTGGTGAAGTTCACCGGGAACAGTTCGACCGCGCCGTCATCGGCACCGGCAGGGGCCGGGTGCGGGGTGTCGGCCGGGGTGGTGGGAGTGGTCATGGCGTGCTGCCGGGTTCACGCGTCGGGCGGGCTGACGAGTACGAGTTGGGAGATGGGCACATGGGATCCGGTGTCCAGGACCACGCGGTACAGGTCCGGCGCGTCGGGGGTGAAACGGGCGGACCAGGTCCGGTCGGGGCCGCCGGTGAGAGTGAGCGGGTGGTTCAGGCGGCCGGTGGTGGCACTGCGGACGCTCAGGCGCACGCCCGCGGGGGTGTCCAGGCCGGTGACCCTCAGGGTGAGCGGCTCGCCGAAGTTCCCGCCGAGGTGGGGAGTTTCCAGGCCGGGCCCATCCCCGCTGCCGTCACCGCCCAGGTGGGCGCCCTGCGGGCGCTCCAGGGCGATACGGCGCACCTGGCGCAGGACTTCGTCGTGGCGGGGCAACGTGCCGTGCTGGCCGAACACGTAAATGTTCGCCTCGGTGCCCGCCTGGGCGGACGGCCCGTGGACGGTGCCGTCGCCGTAGGTGTTGCGCCGGGCGGGGATCCCGGTGAGCGAGTCGCGGACGAGCTCGCCGTCCTCGCCCACGTCGAAGGCGTGGTGGCGGCCCACGGCGACCCCGCGGCCGGCCCGCTCATGCTCGTCCAGGGTCTGCACGGTGACCTGGGCATCGCCGACGATTGCCCGGTGCCCCGGCATCGTGAACGGGCTCTCGCGGTGGCGCGTGTGCTCGTCGAGGGCGCGCGCGGCCAGGTGCGCGTCGCCGCCGAACCGGGCGACGTCCGCGGGTGTGAGGCGCTCGACGTCGAGGCCTCGGTCCAGGCAGCGGTAGCCGGGCAGCAGGTCGTGGACGCCCGGCAGCGTCGCCGCCATCGCCTGGACGTGCCGCAGCAGCCATGCCGGCTTCGCCCCGGCGTGCAGGAGGTTGAGCGCGAGGACGGACTTCGCCGAGCCCAGGAACGGCGTCCCGACGGTGATCACCGCTCGGGTGTCGGCCGCGAGTTCCGGGTCCTGTTCCAGAGCGGCCCGCACCACGAGCCCGCCCATGGAGTGGGCGGCGAACAGCAGCCGCGACTGCCGCTCGCCTGCCGCGCGCCACTCGGGCCGGGCTGCCACCTGCTCCCGCCACCGTGCGAGGTGCGCACGGGCCTCACGGGCTAGCAGGGCCCCGTTGTAGGCGACGGCCAGGCGCCAGTCGTACGGGAATGGTGCCACCGCGCGCGGATTTAGGGTGACGCTCTGCAGCGCCTTGTGGAGGTCGGTGTAGGGGTCGAGGCCTTCGAAGACTGGCAGCCACCATGGTTTGGTCAGCAGCGTGGTGGCACGGATGCGGGTCAGCGGGTTGCGCCGGGCGGTGTCGTCGTCGGCGGCCTGCTCCTGCCCATTGGCGTGCAGAGTTCCGAGGAAGCCCTTGCCAGTCAGCGGGTCGGTGAGCATCCCAGGGTCCGCGCCCCACAGCTCGGCGCCCGTCGCGGTGTCCTCCAGGACGCTGCCCATGATGCCCGGCACGACGATGCAGGCGTCCCTGGTCCGGTCCTCGAACACCGGCGGCACGCCGGCGTACGGCACAGCCCGGCGGTGCCCGTCCCCGTCATCCCCCACAATCCCCATGCCACCGACGATAAGGGAGCACACCCACCGCCCGCGTGGGCTTCGCCGAGAACGCCCCGCGGCCCAGGAGCCGATCGCAATACCCAGTGTTGGTGTTCCTCCGAATCGTCGGCCGGGCCAGGCCCCACGACTGGACCGTATCCCGGCGATCCGGGGAGCCGTTGACAGGACCATGGGATATAGGGGCGACCTGACGGATACCCAGTGGGCGCGGCTGGAGCCGCTCCTGCCGGTGAGCAACGGGCGTTGCGGCAGGTGGCGGGACCATCGCCAGGTCGTGAACGGGGTGCTCTACCGGATCCGGACAGGCGTGCAGTGGCGTGACCTGCCGGAGCGGTATGGGCCGTGGAAGACAGTGCACGAGCGGCACCGACGCTGGTCAGCAGACGGAACGTGGGAGGTGCTCCTGCAACGGATCCAGGCCGAGGCCGACGCGGCAGGCGAGATCGACTGGGACATCTCAGTCGACTCCACCATCGTGCGGGCGCATCAGCACGCCGCCGGCGCCCGCACCGACCCGCCGTCGGCTCCTGTGTCAAGGGGGGACGGACCAGCAGAACACCAGGGCGAGACACCGTGGCAGAGCCTCGTCGCCCGCCTGGTGGAGGCGGCGCGGGAGGCGAGGGCCTTGGTCGCTCGCGCGGCGGGTTCACCACCAAGCTCCACCTGAGTGTGGCGGACGGCCGCTGCCGGCCGCTCTCCCTGGTCGTCACACCAGGACAGCGGGCGGACTGCACCCAGTTCAAGCCCGTGCTGGAGAAGATCCGCGTCCCCCGTATCGGGCCGGGCAGACCCCGCAGTAAACCTGACACCCTCGCCGCGGACAAGGCATACAGCAACGGGCCCTGCCGCGAGTACCTGCGGCACCGGGGCATCCGGCATACCATCCCGGAGAAGACCGATAGCCAGGCCGCCCGCCTGCGCAGAGGTACACGTGGCGGGCGCCCACCGGGGTTCGACGAAGAGCGGTACAAGAAGCGCAACACTGTCGAACGGGCGATCAACCGGCTCAAGCACGCACGAGCCGTAGCGACCCGTTATGACAAGCGCGGCTACATCTTCCTCGGCACGGTTACCGCAGCAGCCTTGGTCATTTGGCTTCGAACGTGATCGTCCGGACAAGTCCTAGACCCCTGATTCGTTCCCGAAGATCGTTTGGGAGAAATCCGCGAGAAGATCTTGGTCGGCTTCACCCAGGCGGATGGCCTCCGTTGAGCCAGCCCCACACTGCGGGTCTCGCCGACCCCCGGCCATGTCCCCAGCTAGGCCGTGTCTCTTAACTGCGGGCACGCGCGAGGGGCTTCGGCCGAGCCTCGTAGAATCGCGGTATGGCATTCACAAGCACTCCGCACTGCTGCTTCCACTGATCGGGAGGCTGTGAGGGCGATGCCGGACGGCATCGCCCTCCTTGGTGTGCCTGCCGCATGACCCGCGTTTCGGCGCTGCCCGCATCGAGGGCCGACGCCGATCCGTTCCTCCTGGGACGGCCATCTTCTGAGCGCGCGTTGCAGGCACGGTCCCTTCCCTTCACCGTTGCCAGGAGTGTCTTATGCCTGTTTCGCTTCACCCTGCCCTCGAATCGTTCCTCGCTCTCCTGCGCTGTCCGACGTGCGGCGCTTGTCTCCACCCCGACCGCGGCGCGCTGCGCTGCCCGGCGGGCCACACCTTCGACATCTCCCGTCATGGCTATGTCAGCCTCCTGACGGGCACCCGCGCCACCAGCGGCGACGACGCGGCCATGGCCCGAGCCCGGGACCGGTTTCTGGCCACCGGCAGGTACGGGCCGATCCGCCGGATCGTGGCTCACCTGGCGGCCGACACCGTGCCCGGGCAGAGCACCGTGGTGGACGTGGGGTGCGGCACGGGCTACTACCTGGCCGGCGTCCTCGATCAGCTGCCCGATGCCCGCGGTCTGGGCCTGGACACCTCGGTGCGCGCCCTGCGCGCGACGGCCCGTGCCCATGAGCGAGCAGCTGCCGCGACCTGGGACGTCTTCCGTCCCCTCCCGCTGGCCGACGGGATGGCTGACGTCGTGCTGGACGTGTTCGCCCCGCGCAACCCATCCGAGTTTCACCGGGTGCTGCGCCCGGGCGGTCGGCTGGTCGTAGTGCGTCCGACCGGGCGGCACCTGCGTGAATTGCGCAGCCAGGTGTCCGGAATGGTCGCGATCGACCCGGCCAAGGAACGTCGCCTGCACAAGGTGCTGGCCCCTTTCTTCGAGGCCGCGGGCACCGAGCTGGTCGAGTACGTCACGTCCTTGACCCGACCGGAGGCCCTTGATCTGGTGGGGATGACGCCGAGCGCACGCCATCTGAACGGTGCGGACCTGGGCGATTACGGTCTCGTGCCCGACAAGGTCACCGTCTCCGTGCTGGCCACCGCCTACCAGCCTCGGTGACCACAAGCGGGCGCACGCGCCTACTGGCCGACGAGCAGTGGGCACGTCTGGCGCCCTGCTTTCCCTGCAACACGGGGAAGGTAGGGCGCCCGTTCGCCGACCACCGCCGCATCATCGAGGGAATCATCTACCGGTACCGCACCGGCATCCCCTGGCGAGACCTGCCCCACGAGGTGTTCGGACCCTGGCAGACGGTGTGGACGACATCGCAGGTGGGCCGCTGACGGCACGTGGGACTCGGTTCTGGCGCAACTGACCTCCCAGGCAGACTCGGTCGGCGAGATCGACTGGACGGTCTCAGTGGACTCGACGATCAACCGGACTCATCAGCACGCCACGAACACGACTCGGCCGGAGTCGGACACCAGCGCCGCCACCCGCCGCGGCCAGAGCGAGGCTACGGTGATCGACCGTGAACCTGCGGCGCACGCAGTAGGCCGATCCCGCGGCGGCCTGACAACCAAAATCCATCACGCCGTGGACGGCAACGGCCGCCCACTGGCCATCGTGGTCACCCCGGGCCAGGTCCACGACGGACAGATCCTGCCGCTCCTGCTGAGCGATATCCGGGTCCCGCGATGCGGCCGAGGCAGGCCACGAACCACACCGGACGCCCTGCTCGGAGACAAGGCGTACTCCTGCAAACAGATCCGCGCAGACCTCGCGTGCCGCGGCATCCGCGCTGTCATCCCCGAACGTACCGACCAGCAGGCAAACCGCAAGAGAAGAGCCGTGACGGCGGCAGGACCCGCATCCTGGACACCGAAACGGGTCTGTAAAACGTTCGGCCCTGTCTCATTTTCGGTGGTGACGGAGCGCTGCTATCCGAGGAGGATGCGGTGGCGAAGCAGGGTGAAGCCTGCTCGTCCGTGCATCTGGCGCGCGATCCGCTTGGTCTTGGTGTTGACACCCTCGGTGGGGCCGTTGCTGTACGGAAGCGTGAGCCCGGCGATCACGGCGTCGAGGTCCCGGTCCAGGCCCCGGGCGAAGGCATGCAGGTGGGGCAGGTCGGCGCCGCGGACCTGGGTGGCCCAGCGCGTGAGCGCGTCGGCATTGTCGGCGTGAGGCGCAAGCAGCGGGGCGAAGGCCCTGATATCTGCAGCCGGTTGGGTCATCTCGGGGCAGGCGGCGGTGAGCTTGGCCAGGAGCTCGTGTTGCTCGTCCTTGAGGTTGTCGGGCCTGGTCAGCAGCATCCGGGCGAGCCTGCGTGGGGAGATATGGCTGCGGTCGGAGTCCGTACGGCCCTGGTTGATGTACTTGTGCAGGAGGTTCAGGCAGCCCGTGAAGCCGAGGGCCTTGATCTCTTCGAAGAGGTGCTTGACGGGGACGCCGGGGTCCTGGGCCCGGCGTCTGCGCAGGTGCTCGCGGTAGGGATCGACCAGGCGCGGTACTTGGGGGCGCGGAGCATGCGCTCGGGCCGGTCGGCGCGGGCATGGCGTTTGACGGTATTCAGGGCCAGTTGCAGGCGGCGGGCGCATTCGAGCAGGCCCACGCCCTGGTCGAGCAGGCCGTGGACCTGGTGCCAGCGTTCGAGGGTGGTCCGGGCGCGGGGCCCGTCGTGGATGGGCTCGCCCAGTACGGTGGCCCAGCAGGTGCTGTGCGCTTTGACCTCGCTCAGAGCGGCTTCGCACAGGTTGTGCCACACATGCCGGCGATCGGCAACCTGGACCGCGTCAGGCAGAGCGCGCCGGATCGCCTCAGCACAGGTCGCCGAGCCGTCACGGCACACGACCTCGACGCCCGGATGCTCGCGCAGCCACACCTGAAGGGTGTCGGCCCTGCGGCCGGGCAGCACGTCGATCCGCTCATGGGTCTCGGCGTCGATGATCACGGTGGCATAACGGTGCCGCCGGCGCAGAGCGAAGTCATCGACACCGGTCACCCGGGGCACCCGCCCAGACGGGCGGCGGGATCCGCAACAGCGTGCGCAGAGCCGTGTGACGCGACAGGCTCACCGCCATTATCGCCAGCAAACGCGCCCCGGCTCGGCCCGCTAACTCTTGACCACGGTCTTGACTTGCCTGGTCAGACGGACGGTTCGCCGCTGGTATCGGTCCAGCACTCCGGGCACCTGCTCGCGGAAGGTGCGGCGG includes:
- a CDS encoding lipase/acyltransferase domain-containing protein, which codes for MGIVGDDGDGHRRAVPYAGVPPVFEDRTRDACIVVPGIMGSVLEDTATGAELWGADPGMLTDPLTGKGFLGTLHANGQEQAADDDTARRNPLTRIRATTLLTKPWWLPVFEGLDPYTDLHKALQSVTLNPRAVAPFPYDWRLAVAYNGALLAREARAHLARWREQVAARPEWRAAGERQSRLLFAAHSMGGLVVRAALEQDPELAADTRAVITVGTPFLGSAKSVLALNLLHAGAKPAWLLRHVQAMAATLPGVHDLLPGYRCLDRGLDVERLTPADVARFGGDAHLAARALDEHTRHRESPFTMPGHRAIVGDAQVTVQTLDEHERAGRGVAVGRHHAFDVGEDGELVRDSLTGIPARRNTYGDGTVHGPSAQAGTEANIYVFGQHGTLPRHDEVLRQVRRIALERPQGAHLGGDGSGDGPGLETPHLGGNFGEPLTLRVTGLDTPAGVRLSVRSATTGRLNHPLTLTGGPDRTWSARFTPDAPDLYRVVLDTGSHVPISQLVLVSPPDA
- a CDS encoding putative RNA methyltransferase, encoding MPVSLHPALESFLALLRCPTCGACLHPDRGALRCPAGHTFDISRHGYVSLLTGTRATSGDDAAMARARDRFLATGRYGPIRRIVAHLAADTVPGQSTVVDVGCGTGYYLAGVLDQLPDARGLGLDTSVRALRATARAHERAAAATWDVFRPLPLADGMADVVLDVFAPRNPSEFHRVLRPGGRLVVVRPTGRHLRELRSQVSGMVAIDPAKERRLHKVLAPFFEAAGTELVEYVTSLTRPEALDLVGMTPSARHLNGADLGDYGLVPDKVTVSVLATAYQPR